Proteins co-encoded in one Arachis hypogaea cultivar Tifrunner chromosome 11, arahy.Tifrunner.gnm2.J5K5, whole genome shotgun sequence genomic window:
- the LOC112722757 gene encoding uncharacterized protein isoform X4, whose translation MLSRKLLNFATLLPLLLLNNSIYNNTIFENHRLPTIPNPSHQTPFPIPSSEGARALPSSLKPGTKQDEPSKELPKFSVKLFLHSSGHVAVKFQYDQVIISAFRRIPRASWNAKESIHSEV comes from the exons ATGCTTTCCAGAAAATTGCTCAACTTCGCGACTCTTCTACCCCTCCTTCTTCTCAACAATTCAATCTACAACAACACCATTTTCGAAAACCACCGTCTGCCAACCATTCCCAACCCTTCCCACCAAACCCCATTTCCGATTCCGTCCTCAGAGG GAGCTAGAGCATTACCCTCCTCATTGAAACCAGGGACAAAACAAG ATGAGCCTTCTAAAGAACTGCCGAAGTTTTCTGTCAAACTTTTTCTTCATTCCAGTGGGCATGTTGCGGTGAAATTCCAATATGACCAG GTAATAATTTCTGCTTTTCGGAGAATCCCTAGAGCTTCTTGGAATGCAAAAGAAAG CATACACTCTGAAGTCTGA
- the LOC112722757 gene encoding uncharacterized protein isoform X2 → MLSRKLLNFATLLPLLLLNNSIYNNTIFENHRLPTIPNPSHQTPFPIPSSEGARALPSSLKPGTKQDEPSKELPKFSVKLFLHSSGHVAVKFQYDQVIISAFRRIPRASWNAKERYILILQMPRFLLYLNISELSLRQVASFLYLRTISQ, encoded by the exons ATGCTTTCCAGAAAATTGCTCAACTTCGCGACTCTTCTACCCCTCCTTCTTCTCAACAATTCAATCTACAACAACACCATTTTCGAAAACCACCGTCTGCCAACCATTCCCAACCCTTCCCACCAAACCCCATTTCCGATTCCGTCCTCAGAGG GAGCTAGAGCATTACCCTCCTCATTGAAACCAGGGACAAAACAAG ATGAGCCTTCTAAAGAACTGCCGAAGTTTTCTGTCAAACTTTTTCTTCATTCCAGTGGGCATGTTGCGGTGAAATTCCAATATGACCAG GTAATAATTTCTGCTTTTCGGAGAATCCCTAGAGCTTCTTGGAATGCAAAAGAAAG ATATATACTAATTCTGCAGATGCCAAGATTCCTGCTGTACTTGAATATCTCGGAACTGTCATTGAG GCAGGTTGCAAGTTTCTTATATTTGCGCACCATCAGCCAATGA
- the LOC112722757 gene encoding uncharacterized protein isoform X1 translates to MLSRKLLNFATLLPLLLLNNSIYNNTIFENHRLPTIPNPSHQTPFPIPSSEGARALPSSLKPGTKQDEPSKELPKFSVKLFLHSSGHVAVKFQYDQVIISAFRRIPRASWNAKERYILILQMPRFLLYLNISELSLRYCSPPLLQSNKMSTKN, encoded by the exons ATGCTTTCCAGAAAATTGCTCAACTTCGCGACTCTTCTACCCCTCCTTCTTCTCAACAATTCAATCTACAACAACACCATTTTCGAAAACCACCGTCTGCCAACCATTCCCAACCCTTCCCACCAAACCCCATTTCCGATTCCGTCCTCAGAGG GAGCTAGAGCATTACCCTCCTCATTGAAACCAGGGACAAAACAAG ATGAGCCTTCTAAAGAACTGCCGAAGTTTTCTGTCAAACTTTTTCTTCATTCCAGTGGGCATGTTGCGGTGAAATTCCAATATGACCAG GTAATAATTTCTGCTTTTCGGAGAATCCCTAGAGCTTCTTGGAATGCAAAAGAAAG ATATATACTAATTCTGCAGATGCCAAGATTCCTGCTGTACTTGAATATCTCGGAACTGTCATTGAGGTATTGCTCCCCTCCGCTGCTTCAAAGCAATAAAATGTCAACAAAGAATTAG
- the LOC140172985 gene encoding uncharacterized protein isoform X2, with translation MFPLSSLSKAEKALGEISNYKVQLEVVKDKMKSSKSKDESESLKFTQKNLINKAPRFLLYLNISELSLRQVASFLYLRTISQ, from the exons ATGTTCCCGCTGTCTTCCTTGTCAAAAGCAGAGAAGGCTCTAGGagaaatatctaattataaagtTCAG TTGGAGGTGGTAAAAGACAAAATGAAGTCTTCCAAATCAAAAGATGAGTCTGAATCTCTTAAATTTACTCAAAAGAATCTGATTAACAAG GCGCCAAGATTCCTGCTGTACTTGAATATCTCGGAACTGTCATTGAG GCAGGTTGCAAGTTTCTTATATTTGCGCACCATCAGCCAATGA
- the LOC140172985 gene encoding uncharacterized protein isoform X1 has protein sequence MFPLSSLSKAEKALGEISNYKVQLEVVKDKMKSSKSKDESESLKFTQKNLINKIYTNSAGAKIPAVLEYLGTVIEAGCKFLIFAHHQPMIDAIHECLLKKKVGCIRIDGGTPGA, from the exons ATGTTCCCGCTGTCTTCCTTGTCAAAAGCAGAGAAGGCTCTAGGagaaatatctaattataaagtTCAG TTGGAGGTGGTAAAAGACAAAATGAAGTCTTCCAAATCAAAAGATGAGTCTGAATCTCTTAAATTTACTCAAAAGAATCTGATTAACAAG ATATATACTAATTCTGCAGGCGCCAAGATTCCTGCTGTACTTGAATATCTCGGAACTGTCATTGAG GCAGGTTGCAAGTTTCTTATATTTGCGCACCATCAGCCAATGATAGATGCGATACATGAGTGCCTTCTT AAGAAAAAAGTGGGTTGCATCCGGATTGATGGAGGTACACCCGGTGCATGA
- the LOC112722757 gene encoding uncharacterized protein isoform X3 — protein MLSRKLLNFATLLPLLLLNNSIYNNTIFENHRLPTIPNPSHQTPFPIPSSEGARALPSSLKPGTKQDEPSKELPKFSVKLFLHSSGHVAVKFQYDQVIISAFRRIPRASWNAKERYILILQMPRFLLYLNISELSLRRKKWVASD, from the exons ATGCTTTCCAGAAAATTGCTCAACTTCGCGACTCTTCTACCCCTCCTTCTTCTCAACAATTCAATCTACAACAACACCATTTTCGAAAACCACCGTCTGCCAACCATTCCCAACCCTTCCCACCAAACCCCATTTCCGATTCCGTCCTCAGAGG GAGCTAGAGCATTACCCTCCTCATTGAAACCAGGGACAAAACAAG ATGAGCCTTCTAAAGAACTGCCGAAGTTTTCTGTCAAACTTTTTCTTCATTCCAGTGGGCATGTTGCGGTGAAATTCCAATATGACCAG GTAATAATTTCTGCTTTTCGGAGAATCCCTAGAGCTTCTTGGAATGCAAAAGAAAG ATATATACTAATTCTGCAGATGCCAAGATTCCTGCTGTACTTGAATATCTCGGAACTGTCATTGAG AAGAAAAAAGTGGGTTGCATCCGATTGA